In Candidatus Manganitrophus morganii, the genomic window TTTAAACCGATCCACTCCAAATCTCGTCACGACTGATTGCGCTCGTTTCTGAAAAATCAGAGTGCGCGATCGCTCATCTTATTTCACCCATATTGATATCTGCTGGAGTGGTCTACGATGAAACGACTCCTCTTGTCCTCCATTTTATTAATTGGCGCGATTGTCATTCCGATGGTCACATCTGCCGCCGAAGAAGCAACTCCAACCTTGCGCTTGGAAGAAGTGCTTCAGGAGGTCATCCAACGGAATCCGCAGGTCCGCGCGGCCGAGCGGGGGGCGCGCGCCGCAGAAGCGCGGATCCCGCAGGCGCGCGCCTTGGAGGATCCCCAGTTCGGGGTGATGCAATGGTCGATCCCTTCCAACTTCAATCTCTTCGATGCCGATGAAACCTGGTATACCCTCTCCCAAAACTTTCCCTTCTTTGGGAAGAGAGCGCTCCGCGGCGATATCGCCAAGCTCGAAACCAGCATGGCGAGTGAAGAGTCCCGTGCGGTTCGTTTGAAAATCGTCAAAGAGGCGAAGCAAGCTTATTATGATTTCTTCTTCACGCATAAGGCGCTCGACATTCACCACAAACAGGTGGTGCTGGCGCGACGATTCTCTATCATCGCCCAGGAGAAATTTGCCGTCGGGGAGGTCGGCCAGCAAGATGTGATCCGCGCCCAGGTCGAGCTGCTTGACCTCTCCAACGCATTGGTGACGTCGGAGCAGGATCGGAACGTTGCGGCGGCGCGGCTCAATGCGCTCCTCGATCGCCTTCCCGATGCCTCTCTAGGCGTCCCCGAAACGCCGACGATTCCGGCCGTTGAGCCGGAATTAGAGATGCTGCAGCGTGAAGCCGAAGCGGCCCGGCCCGAAATCCAGATGCAGGCGCTGGCGATCCGACGCGGGGAAGAATCGGTCGCGCTGGCCGAGCGAGATCTCTTTCCCGATGTCGTGGCAGAAGTCGGGTATTGGGATGTCCACGACGGCTCGAATCGTTGGATGGCCTCCATCAAGATTAACCTCCCCTGGATGAATAAGAAGAAATATGATGCACGCATTCGAGAAAATGAGGCGGAGCAGTCGCGCGCTGAAGCCGACCGCCAGGCCGCCCTCAATGAGACCCAATTTCGCATTAAAGACCTCTTTGTCCGTTTCCAGACGGCCAAGCGCCTTGCCACGCTTTACCAACAGGGAATCCTGCCGCTGGCCGAGCAATCGTTAGAAGCGGCCGCCGTCGGATATGAAGCGAAGAAGAATGATTTCCTCACACTGATTGATGCGCAAGAGAACATCAAGAGATTGGAACTGACTTATTTTCGGACACTGGCGGAGATTTGGAAGCGTCTCGCCGAACTGGAAGAGATGACGGGAAAAATGTTTTAAGCAAATAAGAAACAGGAGGAGACAAAGATGAAAATCTTTCGAAAAGCTCGAAGGGGAACCACATTGGCTGTTTTGCTTCTGACCCTCTCGGTCATTGGTTTCTACATGACGCAGAATCGCGCCATGGGGGATACAAAAGCGGACGCGCCAATGAACGAGCAGGATGGGACACCCGATGGCATGGAAGAGATGGCGATGGATATCGATGAGACCGGCCGGACGACGGCGATGCTGACCCCGGAGAAAAAACAACGGATCGGGGTCAAAGTGGCCGAGGTTCAGGAAAGAGAGATCGAGAAGGTGATCCGGGCCGCTGGACGGGTTGCCTATGATGAGCGAAAGCTCGCTCGAATCAACCTGAGGGTAGACGGCTGGATTCAGGATCTCTTCGTCAATTTCACCGGTCAAGAGGTGAAAAAGGGAGAGCCGCTTCTCACCCTCTACTCTCCCGATCTCCTCTCCACCCAGCAGGAGTACCTGCTGGCGAAGCGGGGTTGGGAGAGGCTGGGGGCCAGTCCGATCGCCGAGGTGCGGGAGACCGGAGGCGCGCTTCTCGCCTCAGTGCGAAGAAGACTTCTTTTGTTCGGGATTACCGAAAGGCAGATTCAGGAACTGGAGGAGCGGGGAGAGCCGCAGACGGCGATCACGATCACCTCCCCGATCAACGGTGTCGTCACCCATAGAGAGGGGGTCCAAGGGATGCGGGTCACACCGGAGGCGACCCTCTATGAAATTGCCGACCTCTCGACCGTCTGGGTGATTGCTGAAGTCTATGAGTCCGATCTTTCATTTGTAAAAGAAGGGCAAGAGGCCGCCATGACCGTGGCCGCCTATCCCGGCGAGATCTTTCACGGAAAGGTGGCCTATATCGATCCGTTTCTCAACCCTCAGACCCGGACCGTCCGGGTACGGCTGGAGCTTCCGAATCCGGGGCTCAAGCTCAAACCGGAGATGTTTTCTCAGGTCGATCTGAGATCCCGTCTCGGGAGGGGACTTCTGGTCCCCGAATCGGCCGTTCTCGACGCAGGTCTGCGCCAGATCGTCTTCGTCGATCAAGGGATGGAGATGTACGCGCCGAAGGAGGTCAAGGCGCGTCGGATCGACGGGTCCTACCTCATCCAAGAAGGGCTGAACCCCGGAGAGCGGATCATCACCTCGGCCAACTTTCTGATCGACTCGGAGAGCAAGCTGATGGCGTCGGCCAACATGATGGGAGCGCTCGGTATGGCCGGCATCCGGATGGAGCAGGCCGAAATGGGTGAAATGAAGATGGATGGGATGGAAGTGCAACCTGAGGGAGAGCAGACCCTTTCTGGTCCCCAGAAGAAAAAGAAAGGAGATCTGACCTTGATCCTCGCTACGAAACCCTCTCCCCCCATCGATGGAGAGAACCTTCTTCATCTCGTCGTAACCGATGCGGCAGGAAAACCGATCGAAAATGCGAAGGTCGTCTTCTCCTACACCATGCCGATGCCGGGAATGAAGGCCGCCAAGATTCCCGCCTTGTTTAAGAACGGACAATACGAAGGCAAAGCCAAATTCGGGATGGCCGGAACGTGGGAGGTGACCGCATTGATGACCGTTCCTGGCAAGCCGGAAGTCCAGGAGACATTCACCCTGGAGGCCGGCGGCGAAATGGAAGGGATGGAAGGAATGCCGGGGATGTAGGCGACCCGAAAGGTCGAGGCGTACAGCCATTATACAGGGTCCAGACAACATGATTGAAAAAATCATCGACTATTCCGCTCGAAATAAATTCCTTGTCCTCATCCTCACCGCCTTTCTGGTCGTGTGGGCCATCTGGGCGATACGGCGTGTTCCGCTCGATGCTATTCCGGATCTCTCCGACACCCAGGTGATCCTCTTCACCGAGTGGCCGGGCCGAAGCCCGACGTTGATCGAAGATCAAATTACCTATCCCGTCATCACTTCGTTGATTTCCGCCCCGAAGGTGAAATCCGTCCGGGGACAATCGATGTTGGGTGTTTCGTATGTCTACGTTATTTTTGAAGAAGGGACCGATCTTTATTGGGCCAGAAGCCGGGTCTTAGAATACATGCAGGGGGTCACCGGCAAGCTGCCGGAGGGGGTGACGCCGACGTTGGGACCCGATGCCACCGGCGTCGGCTGGGTTTATGAGTACGCCTTGATCGATGAAACCGGACGGCATGACCTTGCCGAGCTTCGCTCTTTTCAGGACTGGACCCTCCGCTACTGGCTCCAATCGGTGCCGGGGGTCGCTGAAGTCGCTTCTGTCGGAGGCTTCGTCAAACAATATCAGGTCAATGTCGATCCGAACCGGCTGGCGGCCTACCGCATTCCATTCCACGAGGTCATCTCCGCAATCCGGGCGAGCAACAACGACGTGGGGGGAAGGGTCTTAGAGCAGGCCGGCCGCGAGTATATTATCCGAGGCCAAGGCTATATTCGATCGACCGAGGATATTCGAGGGATTCCACTCGGCACGGATGGCAAT contains:
- a CDS encoding TolC family protein encodes the protein MKRLLLSSILLIGAIVIPMVTSAAEEATPTLRLEEVLQEVIQRNPQVRAAERGARAAEARIPQARALEDPQFGVMQWSIPSNFNLFDADETWYTLSQNFPFFGKRALRGDIAKLETSMASEESRAVRLKIVKEAKQAYYDFFFTHKALDIHHKQVVLARRFSIIAQEKFAVGEVGQQDVIRAQVELLDLSNALVTSEQDRNVAAARLNALLDRLPDASLGVPETPTIPAVEPELEMLQREAEAARPEIQMQALAIRRGEESVALAERDLFPDVVAEVGYWDVHDGSNRWMASIKINLPWMNKKKYDARIRENEAEQSRAEADRQAALNETQFRIKDLFVRFQTAKRLATLYQQGILPLAEQSLEAAAVGYEAKKNDFLTLIDAQENIKRLELTYFRTLAEIWKRLAELEEMTGKMF
- a CDS encoding efflux RND transporter periplasmic adaptor subunit yields the protein MKIFRKARRGTTLAVLLLTLSVIGFYMTQNRAMGDTKADAPMNEQDGTPDGMEEMAMDIDETGRTTAMLTPEKKQRIGVKVAEVQEREIEKVIRAAGRVAYDERKLARINLRVDGWIQDLFVNFTGQEVKKGEPLLTLYSPDLLSTQQEYLLAKRGWERLGASPIAEVRETGGALLASVRRRLLLFGITERQIQELEERGEPQTAITITSPINGVVTHREGVQGMRVTPEATLYEIADLSTVWVIAEVYESDLSFVKEGQEAAMTVAAYPGEIFHGKVAYIDPFLNPQTRTVRVRLELPNPGLKLKPEMFSQVDLRSRLGRGLLVPESAVLDAGLRQIVFVDQGMEMYAPKEVKARRIDGSYLIQEGLNPGERIITSANFLIDSESKLMASANMMGALGMAGIRMEQAEMGEMKMDGMEVQPEGEQTLSGPQKKKKGDLTLILATKPSPPIDGENLLHLVVTDAAGKPIENAKVVFSYTMPMPGMKAAKIPALFKNGQYEGKAKFGMAGTWEVTALMTVPGKPEVQETFTLEAGGEMEGMEGMPGM